A portion of the Bacillus thuringiensis genome contains these proteins:
- a CDS encoding YkuS family protein, translated as MARIGVENSLTDVQQALQQQGHEVVTLNSEQDAQGCDCCVVTGQDSNVMGIADASIKGSVITAHGLTTDEICQQIESRT; from the coding sequence ATGGCTAGAATTGGCGTTGAAAACTCATTAACAGACGTTCAACAAGCTCTTCAGCAACAAGGTCATGAAGTTGTTACACTTAACTCAGAACAGGATGCACAAGGGTGTGATTGTTGCGTTGTAACTGGGCAAGATTCTAATGTGATGGGCATTGCAGATGCCTCAATTAAAGGATCAGTCATTACAGCTCACGGTTTAACAACGGATGAAATTTGTCAACAAATTGAAAGTCGCACTTAA
- the ilvE gene encoding branched-chain-amino-acid transaminase, with protein MNEQWIFLNGEFVPKDEAKVSVYDHGYLYGDGVFEGIRVYSGNVFRLREHLVRLYESAKSILLEIPYSLDEVTNIVVETIRQNKLSNGYIRLVVSRGAGNLGLDPDSCKKPNVVVIAEQLSLFPQEYYEKGIPVVTVATRRNRPDVLSPQVKSLNYLNNILVRIEAKLAGVQEALMLNDQGYVAEGSGDNVFIVKGNKLITPPSSAGALEGITRNAILEIGDKLGYDVREELFTRHDVYVADEVFLTGTAAEVIAVTTVDGRTIGLGQTGPHTNRLLEEFRKLVVEDGEKIYAENKVV; from the coding sequence GTGAATGAGCAATGGATTTTCTTAAATGGAGAATTTGTTCCAAAAGATGAAGCAAAAGTTTCAGTATATGATCATGGCTATTTATATGGCGATGGAGTATTTGAAGGAATTAGAGTTTATAGCGGTAATGTTTTCCGTTTGAGAGAGCATCTTGTCCGGTTGTATGAATCAGCAAAATCAATCCTTTTAGAAATTCCATATTCATTAGATGAAGTAACAAATATTGTTGTTGAGACGATTCGACAAAATAAATTATCTAATGGATACATTCGCCTTGTTGTATCAAGAGGAGCAGGAAATCTTGGATTGGATCCCGATTCATGTAAGAAGCCGAATGTAGTAGTAATTGCAGAACAATTATCTTTATTCCCGCAAGAATATTATGAGAAAGGAATTCCAGTTGTAACAGTTGCAACGCGCCGAAATCGTCCCGATGTTTTATCCCCTCAAGTAAAATCTTTAAATTACTTAAACAATATTTTAGTTCGTATTGAAGCGAAATTAGCTGGAGTACAAGAAGCACTTATGTTAAATGATCAAGGATATGTAGCTGAAGGATCAGGAGATAACGTGTTTATTGTTAAAGGAAATAAATTAATTACACCACCAAGTTCTGCTGGAGCGTTAGAAGGTATTACACGAAACGCCATTTTAGAAATCGGCGATAAACTTGGGTATGACGTAAGAGAAGAGCTATTTACAAGACATGATGTATATGTAGCTGATGAAGTGTTTTTAACAGGAACAGCTGCTGAAGTTATTGCTGTTACGACAGTAGATGGTAGAACGATTGGTTTAGGGCAAACAGGTCCACATACGAACCGTTTATTAGAAGAGTTTCGTAAGTTAGTTGTAGAAGATGGAGAGAAAATTTACGCAGAAAATAAAGTTGTATAA
- a CDS encoding DUF3911 family protein, producing MACVQIKGTRQEVVEMLQLFDLMDTKGFCKFDNYVEVEPNTQEHNHFIASIDIHSNTSSAQDTLNDQFVSQMLTGVYND from the coding sequence ATGGCGTGTGTACAAATTAAAGGAACGAGACAAGAGGTAGTAGAAATGCTGCAATTATTTGATCTAATGGATACGAAAGGTTTTTGTAAATTCGATAATTACGTAGAGGTAGAACCAAATACGCAAGAACATAATCATTTTATTGCTTCAATCGACATCCATTCAAATACTTCTTCTGCCCAAGATACATTAAACGATCAATTCGTTAGTCAAATGCTTACTGGCGTATATAACGACTAA